The genomic window CAGGAGATTTAGATCGTTTAGTTTCAGAAAAAAATGCTTTTGTATGGGAAGAAAAAGTTGTTAAAAAAATTCCTTTAGCTGACTGCGATATTTCAAAATATGATCAATTTATCAAAGATATTAAAACATCGCAGCGTATAAGTGATTTTGTAAAAGAAAAAACAATTGAAGAAATAACAGATTACTATTTCTTGACCGATAATGGGTTTCTTACTAACCTGGGAGTTTTATGGATCGGCAAAAGAAATCATAGAGCTACATTACACTATGCGCCGTCAGTTCAATTTATTAAATATGATGATAATGAGAATAAAATCTACAAAAAAGTATGGGACGATTATTCACAAAACCCGAAAGAGCTAATTAATGCTATTCTTACGGAAATCCCAGACTGGAATGAGTTTGTTGAAATCTCTGATGGTATTTTCAGAAAAAACATATACAATTATTCACCTGAGGTTATAAGGGAATTAGTTGCAAATGCATTTGCACACAGAAATTACACTATGCGAGGTGATATTTTTATTAATTTATATACAGATAGGTTAGAAATTCATAGCCCAGGATTATTACCATTGGGTGTAACGCCATCTAACATTTTAACAAAATCTGTTCAAAGAAATGCGTTATTATCAAAACTTTTCTACGATTTAAAATTAATGGAAAAAGAAGGGAGTGGATATGATAAGATATATGAAGTTTTATTGGGTAACGGAAAAGAAGTTCCGGATGTTTATGAAGGAGAAGATCGTGTCACCGTTACCATAAAAAAGAGAATTATAAGTAATGAAGTACTTAGGCTAATGGATAAAGCATCAAAAGAGCTACAGCTTAAACAACGTGAATTGATTTCACTAGGATTAATTGCTCAGAATGATGGAATATCTGCAATAGAGTTGTCCAAAATACTCAATATTAAACAAGCAAATGGTCTGATGTCTTGGATTGGTAGTCTTTTAGAAAAAGAAGTTATCAAATCGAAGGGAAAAACGAAAGGAACTTTATATTTTGTAAATCCCGAATTTTTACGAGATGCTAACTTTATTGAAAAAACAAATTTAAAAAGAATAGAACCGCACAGACTTAAGGAGCTTATTTATGAAGATTTAAAAAATTATCCTGAAAGTTCAATAAGTGAAATAAATGAACGAATTGACTTGGAAATAAAACAAAGAACTTTAAAAACAAAATTGGATGAAATGATCCTGGAAAAATTACTTTATAAAAAAGGAGAACGTAAAGGAACTAAATATTTTATCAACAAAAACACGTGAAATAATCAGATAAATGTCGATAAAATGTCGATAAACTAATGATTTCAACTTACCATTAAGCCCTATCAACACTAACTTTTCATTTTAAGATTCTTTAATGTATAGCTAAATCATTGTAAGTTGTCATAGTTTTTAGTTAATTTTAAAGATGTCATATTGAACTGGTTTAAACTTTTTTTGGATAAAAGTCAAGGGTTGCAGAGATTTGTGTTGCAAAACGTAAGTCAAACCAAAACAACCCTTTATGTACTTTGTACTTGACAAAGATATGATAGAAAATTCAATTGTGAGATACCTACCTGAACCTAGCCGTGGTTTTGCACCTACGGTCCCGTTGGTTGAGATTGTTAATGCTATACTTTATAAGCTTAAAGCTGGGGTCCATTGGCGTTTGTTACCGGTAAATGCTTTATTTTCAGGTAAGGTGCTATGCTGGCAGTCGGTCTATTACCATTACCGTAAATGGTGTATATCTGAAACCTGGAAGGATTGCTGGATAAGTTTTCTTGACGCCCATAAGGCTTATTTTGACCTGTCCAGTGTAGATTTTGATGGTAGCCATACCCCTGCCAAACGAGGTGGTGAAGTTGTTGAATACCAGGGAAGGAAGAAGGTAAAGACTACAAATTCTTTATATTTGACTGATAGGCAGGACTTCCCCTAGCAATGTCGGAACCTGTAGCGGGCAACCATAACGACCTGTTTGATATAGGGGTACAGTTCGAGGTAGTCACTACCACCCTCAAGCAAGCTAACATTAATATAGATGGGTTATTTTTAAACGCAGATGCCGGGTTCGATTCTAAAAACTTCCGAGATTCCTGTAACGAACAACAAATTAATGCCAATATATGTTTCAATAAAAGAAATGGAAATAGCGATAAGGATGAATACTTTGACCAAGAACTATATGACGAAAGGTATGCAGTAGAACGTACCAATGCTTGGATGGACAGTTATCGTTCACTCCTCAATAGGTTCGATAGATACCCGTCCAAAAAAGTGTGTCTGTGTAATGAAAAAGTTTCCAACAATTTAACAATTTTACAAAATTAACATCACTGTAAAATTTTAAAAATTGAAGGAAACCATGAACCTTACAAAGAAACAAACAGAATTTGTACTGAGCAAATTTTTAGAAAAGCCAACCGGGCTCAATGATGTCCTGGAAATGGTACTTAACGCAATGCTTTACAACGAGCGCAGCGAATTTTTGGCTACAAATGCTACTGAAGGTAATAAAGCCAATGGCTACCGTTTGGGGAAGGTCTTTGGTCAGGGTTGCCAGTTAGAACTGCGCATCCCCCGGGACCGTCAGAGTATGTTTAGCCCAGTACTTCTAGCCCTGTTCAGGGAGCAAGAAGATTACCTTCGCGAGGTAAGTTTTCAGCTCTACGGTAAAGGGCTTACTACCCGGGATATCGGTGAAGTAATGCAAACTCTCTATGGGCGTCACTATAGCAAAAGTAGCATTAGTAATTTCACCCAAAGCTTTTATGATCAGATGCGCCTATGGCGAGAGCGTACCCTGGAGTCCCACTACCTTGCCATCTTTATAGATGGGTTGCAGGTAAAGGTCAGGCGCAACGGTAAATACCAGAACGAATGCTATTATATTATACTGGCCTTAAAGGAAGATTATACCCGGGAGGTCATTGCTATAGAAACCCTGCCCAATGAATCAGCTACAGGTTGGAGGTTGGTGCTACAGGGACTTAAAGAACGGGGGTTACAAACAGTTGGGCTGGTGGCCTCGGATAACTTGAGTGGTATTACCTCAGCTGTAGCCAGCGTGTGGAAAGCTACCCCGCATCAGTTGTGCTGCGTACACTTACAACGAAACTTGCAGGCAAGGGTACGCCATCAGGATAAAGCAGAACTGGCAAAAGACCTAAGGGAAGTACTCTCGCCAGGTGTAGTAGACCATACCCGGGAAAAGGCAATGAAAAAGATAGGCCAGATCAAGATCAAATGGAAAGACTACCCAAAACTGATCTCTCATATAGACAAAGTGCCATGGGAAGATTACCTTACTTATCTGGATTTTGACCATAGGGTACAAAGAATGCTCTATACTACCAACTGGATAGAACGCTTTAACAGAAGCGCAAGAAGGACCCTTAAAGTAAGGTCCGGACTCCCTAGCGAAGAATCAGTATTGACCTTAATTACCAGTGTCGCTATAGAAAAAGGCAATAAAAAGTATGCCTATCCCGTATATAATTTTAAATTTGAGAATAAACTAAAAAAACGTGATTGTTAATTTGATTGAAAACTTTTTCTAAACAACCCCAGACACACTAAAATGGACACTACCGTTCGATACTACAACTCTGAGCTGGAAGGGGTTCAACTATCTGTCTTTTGTTGTGATAGCCGCAAAGAAATTCAATAAAAAGAAATCTAAAAAAGAGAGTGTAAATTAAACCTTATCTGAAGATTTAGAATTACTAATTTTAATATTTACTCAGATAAGATGATAACTACAGAACAACAAGAATTAGAGAAGAAAGCCCTTGAGCAATTTATGACGGGCAAGAGTTTATTTGGCAAGGACGGTGCATTTGCACCGATACTAAAGAGTTTTATAGAAAAAGCTTTAGAAGCAGAGATAGAGTTTCATTTAAGCGATGTTGAGCGTTTAAAAGGCAATAAGCGCAATGGCAAATCCAAAAAGACGGTTAAGAGCAGTGAAGGTACTTTTGAGATAGAAGTCCCCACAGATCGTCAAAGTAATTTTGAGCCAGAATTAGTTAAAAAACGCCAAACGATTCTAGCAGAGAACTTATCGGAGAAGATTATTGGTTTATATGGTCTTGGGATGGGTTTACGCGACATCTCAGCTCATATTAAGGAGCTCTATGATACCGATATCTCTCATACGGTATTGAGTCAGATTACTGATAAGATCATTCCTGATATCAAGGCTTGGCAGAGTCGTCCTTTAGAATCGATGTACTGTATTGTTTGGCTAGATGCTATGCACTATAAAGTCCGGGTTGACGGTAAGGTAGTACACAGGGCTCTTTATAACATTTTAGGTATTAATAAGTCCGGATACAAAGAAGTACTAGGGATGTATGTCTCAGAGAGTGAAGGGGCTAATTTTTGGCTACAAGTACTTACGGATCTTCAAAACAGGGGTTTGCAAGATATTTTAATTGCCTGCACAGACAACCTAAAAGGCTTTACTAATGCTATTATCAGTGTTTTTCCCAAAGCCATCACTCAACTTTGTATTGTCCACCAAATTCGTAATTCCTTAAAATGTGTAGCCTCCAAGGATCAAAAGGAGTTTTTAAAGGATTTAAAAAAGGTGTATCGTGCTGTTAGTAAAGATATGGCCGAGGAGGAACTTTTACGGTTAGAAGAGAAATGGGGTAGTAAATATCCAGTGGTCCTTAATAGTTGGCAGAACAACTGGGAGGAACTCTCACAGTATTTTCAATTTAGTGCCCCTATCCGTAAGATGATCTATACCACTAATGCCGTGGAAGGTTTTCACCGTCAAGTGCGCAAGGTAACTAAAACTAAGGGTGCATTTACCAATGATATGGCTCTGCTCAAACTAGTTTATTTAGCCACTAAAAACATTCAGAAGAAATGGACATCCCCTTTACAGAACTGGAGTTTAATTAGGGTCTGCTGAAAAACTCAGCCTTCATTGATTTTCAAGTTTATGATCGAATTGGTTTGGTTTTGAATAAAGTTTTCACTGAATAAGATTGCTTTTATCCAATAGAGTGCCACCTCAGCCAAATGGACTAAGTTGAGCACTAATATGATACTTGCAATCCAAGACTCACTGGTATTTTCAAGCCTTGCCCTTATACGGTTTAAACCATATGCTGTCTTTGCTTGACCAAACTTTCCTTCAATTGGATTACGTTCCCCAGGGCTTACTTGATTTGACAAAGCCTTTTTGGAGGGCCTTTCAAGGGGTTTGGCCCTGAGATTGATCCCTTTTTCTTTTAGGTACTTACGGTTCTCTCGGGTACAATATATTTTGTCAACCAAAACGTTCTTTGGATAATGACCAAACCGCTTTCGGTACTTCTCCACACAATCTTTCAATCTGGTACCCTCATTGTAGGCTTCCCAACTAGTATCATCCAAAAATGAAAAACCATCTACCAGTGCCATGTTTATCTTGGCACCAAACTCCACTTTTGCATTTGTTTTCCCACGCACTATGGGACGAACATGGGGTTGGTGAATGCTCACAATCCTATGGTCTACACTTTTGGTCTTAGTATCGTACATCAACTTTTGTTGCCTGTAGAGTTCCTGGATGACCAGCCAATATTTATACTCTTGCCTATCGAAAGGGATCCGGTCAAGGGTATCCAAAATACCTTCGATGGAACGTATATTCCTATGGAGATACTTTAATTGCTTCCCTATAGCAGACCGTATCTCTTTATGTGTTTTTCTTTTCTTTTGCGCTGTCTTTAGATATTCTTTCCTTGCTTTTTCCCTGTAGTTCCTCGGTTTAGTCTCTAAAGGGGAAAGTTTATAGGCAATATCCAACAATGATTCGGATTTCTCGCGCGCATCATTGAGCAAATTTAGATCCGTAGGATATGCTATATCTTGTGGACAAACTGTTGCATCAACGATCAAAGTCCCTTTGTGAGGTGGGTCTTCACCATCATCCCTTGCATCATTTGATCCTTTTTCTCTAATTTGTTCTGCTTCTCGTTTTATTTGTAAAATTCGCTGGTTAATAGCATTAATCTGTTCCAAACCAAGACGCTTGCGGAACTCTACGAAAAGAGAAGGGTCGAACGCAGGTGCATCACTAAATGAAGAATAGCCTAGAAATACTGCATATAGATGTTCTCAGAAATCTGATCAACCGTCTCCCTATCATCTAAGTTGCATAAATGTTTGATGATGATTGACCCCAAAACAACTCTTGGGCTTAAATCAGGACGGCCTGTCGATTTTTCCGGAAAATGTTTGCGATAAATGGAACACAGTTCATCCCAAGGAAGTAGCTTAGCCAAACGAACCCAACGGTTAGCAGGGTTCAATTCTCTCTCAAAAGGACTCTCAAAACCTTCTAAAACCAACTGGTTTTGACTTACATATTTGGGAGTAGGTGCACGCTTTTTTGAATGTTTTGTCATAATAACCTTGCACTTGATTGCCTAAATATAACTATAATGCCTTATAAAACAATAGATAAACAGTTTCTCAGCAGACCCTAATTATCCAGCAATTATATATCAAATTTGGGGATCGGGTAGAACTTGATTTGGAGGTAAAACCAGGTAGTTCGTGACGCTACCGCTAGGGTTCATTTTAAAAACAATTCGATTTTTTCAAATCAATTTTGTGAAAAGAAAAAATCAAATTATTTTTAAAACGTAAAAATAAATTTAGACAGAGTTTAGTCTACACAATCTAATTGTTTGATTCTGTGTTCTTGATTGCTTTTATATACCACTCTGAGTTGTGCCATTTGTCGGAACCCTTCCATAGTCCATCGCTGGCCTGATAGTTTTAAGCGTTGTTGTAATACATCTTTATGAGCAGATTCAATAGCACCTGAACCGATAAGAAGCCCTTTTTCGAGATATCTGTGGTATTGCATCCTGTCTCTGTTTTGTTTGTAATAACTGATTAGTCTATTTCTCTTTGCTGTGGTTTTTTGTTGTTTAGGTAATTCTTCAAGTACTTCGATAATAAGGTCAATACCTTTGTCTAATATCTGTTGGGAAAGCTTATTTATCCAATCATGCCTTTTGTTTTCATCCTTGTAATATAATTTGGCAAATTCGCATAAATGTTCTTTACTATGGTAATAATCTACAATTTGTATACTCTCGGGATAGTATCGTTCTACCCACTTCCAAATCCACCTGGCACCATCAGCGATAAAGACAAGGTTGTTCAGGTTCTCTAGATGATAGTCCATCTTAGAGGTGAACTCTTTATGATCCCCCAGGTGGGTAATATAAGTCGAGCTAGTTAGCTCCGTCCGGCTTGGGCTTACTTCAACAATATCTTTGGGTTGGTAGACCCTACCTAACTTACTTTCCTTCCAACTTTCTTCCCGTGTCAGGTACATAGCTCCATCGACACTTACGTAATGAAGTTCATTAGCCTTCTGATAATCATATTCTTTGTAAACCTGCTCTGAGATAACTTTGGTATCAGCATCTTCTATCCACTGCCCATACCTATGGCAGATACGCTCTATTTGTTTGGCATTGACACCTGCCCCCGTTAAACTATTGATAACTTGTTCGGCATCGCTGAAAACTAAGTGTTGCCCTATGAAACACATCGTCTCTTGGGCTAGGCTACTAATAGCCATACTACCCGGACTTTTAGCTATAATATGAGACTTACATACTTCTATCTTTCCGTATCGGGTGTGAAGTTTTTTTTAAGTTCTTATCATTTGGTATAGCTCCAACTGATAGCTGTAGGACTTCCTGCTCTATCTTTTCCATCATAAAGGCATATGTAAACTCATATTGATAACCATTCTCCATACGCTTTGGATCGGACTCCCATTCTGTAAAATGCTTCTCAAATATAGCTAAAGCTTCGGCTTTTTTACTCATTATATTTTTATCCCTAAGATAACTATTTCTTCCTAAACGGATTTTTGTCGTACAACCGATTCTAAACCTACTCCAATACCTTCTCAAAACAAACACTATTTATAACCCCAACGTAAGGTTCGTAATTTGGAATGACCTGGTATCCGTTGCGTTTGTATAACGAGATGGCTTCCGGTTGTTTTTGT from Aquimarina sp. ERC-38 includes these protein-coding regions:
- a CDS encoding transposase, with amino-acid sequence MYFVLDKDMIENSIVRYLPEPSRGFAPTVPLVEIVNAILYKLKAGVHWRLLPVNALFSGKVLCWQSVYYHYRKWCISETWKDCWISFLDAHKAYFDLSSVDFDGSHTPAKRGGEVVEYQGRKKVKTTNSLYLTDRQDFP
- a CDS encoding IS256 family transposase, with translation MITTEQQELEKKALEQFMTGKSLFGKDGAFAPILKSFIEKALEAEIEFHLSDVERLKGNKRNGKSKKTVKSSEGTFEIEVPTDRQSNFEPELVKKRQTILAENLSEKIIGLYGLGMGLRDISAHIKELYDTDISHTVLSQITDKIIPDIKAWQSRPLESMYCIVWLDAMHYKVRVDGKVVHRALYNILGINKSGYKEVLGMYVSESEGANFWLQVLTDLQNRGLQDILIACTDNLKGFTNAIISVFPKAITQLCIVHQIRNSLKCVASKDQKEFLKDLKKVYRAVSKDMAEEELLRLEEKWGSKYPVVLNSWQNNWEELSQYFQFSAPIRKMIYTTNAVEGFHRQVRKVTKTKGAFTNDMALLKLVYLATKNIQKKWTSPLQNWSLIRVC
- a CDS encoding IS256 family transposase, with amino-acid sequence MNLTKKQTEFVLSKFLEKPTGLNDVLEMVLNAMLYNERSEFLATNATEGNKANGYRLGKVFGQGCQLELRIPRDRQSMFSPVLLALFREQEDYLREVSFQLYGKGLTTRDIGEVMQTLYGRHYSKSSISNFTQSFYDQMRLWRERTLESHYLAIFIDGLQVKVRRNGKYQNECYYIILALKEDYTREVIAIETLPNESATGWRLVLQGLKERGLQTVGLVASDNLSGITSAVASVWKATPHQLCCVHLQRNLQARVRHQDKAELAKDLREVLSPGVVDHTREKAMKKIGQIKIKWKDYPKLISHIDKVPWEDYLTYLDFDHRVQRMLYTTNWIERFNRSARRTLKVRSGLPSEESVLTLITSVAIEKGNKKYAYPVYNFKFENKLKKRDC
- a CDS encoding transposase, encoding MTKHSKKRAPTPKYVSQNQLVLEGFESPFERELNPANRWVRLAKLLPWDELCSIYRKHFPEKSTGRPDLSPRVVLGSIIIKHLCNLDDRETVDQISENIYMQYF
- a CDS encoding transposase, which encodes MSEPVAGNHNDLFDIGVQFEVVTTTLKQANINIDGLFLNADAGFDSKNFRDSCNEQQINANICFNKRNGNSDKDEYFDQELYDERYAVERTNAWMDSYRSLLNRFDRYPSKKVCLCNEKVSNNLTILQN
- a CDS encoding UPF0236 family protein — translated: MAISSLAQETMCFIGQHLVFSDAEQVINSLTGAGVNAKQIERICHRYGQWIEDADTKVISEQVYKEYDYQKANELHYVSVDGAMYLTREESWKESKLGRVYQPKDIVEVSPSRTELTSSTYITHLGDHKEFTSKMDYHLENLNNLVFIADGARWIWKWVERYYPESIQIVDYYHSKEHLCEFAKLYYKDENKRHDWINKLSQQILDKGIDLIIEVLEELPKQQKTTAKRNRLISYYKQNRDRMQYHRYLEKGLLIGSGAIESAHKDVLQQRLKLSGQRWTMEGFRQMAQLRVVYKSNQEHRIKQLDCVD
- a CDS encoding ATP-binding protein, coding for MKENNHFDKKSLAIIEGKKANWKELAKDCVCFANSYGGKIYIGIEDNDDLPEKNQKIKDEHIENIQKRIPSLTLNVGIAPKKVIAENGGEYIELNVYRSSQTIASTTDGKYYMRVSDECKPILPGDLDRLVSEKNAFVWEEKVVKKIPLADCDISKYDQFIKDIKTSQRISDFVKEKTIEEITDYYFLTDNGFLTNLGVLWIGKRNHRATLHYAPSVQFIKYDDNENKIYKKVWDDYSQNPKELINAILTEIPDWNEFVEISDGIFRKNIYNYSPEVIRELVANAFAHRNYTMRGDIFINLYTDRLEIHSPGLLPLGVTPSNILTKSVQRNALLSKLFYDLKLMEKEGSGYDKIYEVLLGNGKEVPDVYEGEDRVTVTIKKRIISNEVLRLMDKASKELQLKQRELISLGLIAQNDGISAIELSKILNIKQANGLMSWIGSLLEKEVIKSKGKTKGTLYFVNPEFLRDANFIEKTNLKRIEPHRLKELIYEDLKNYPESSISEINERIDLEIKQRTLKTKLDEMILEKLLYKKGERKGTKYFINKNT